In the genome of Deinococcus sp. QL22, one region contains:
- a CDS encoding MTAP family purine nucleoside phosphorylase translates to MSKIAIIGSTGLTSGDFLESEEPWKVKTADGLVTGVRGDIGNHQLFFLSRSNGRSGIPAHRVNYRANLLALKELGVEYILATAMVGSLSTFIPVGTFVVLDQFLDFSKLHRTLFGSEGFAFVDMTDPYTPELREAFISALTEGGYPHRSTGTYVMVDGPRFETRAEIEMFRRLGGDVIGMTGVSEAIMAREAGISYGSLAVVVNMGAGLNPKPVTREECYNETVRLSDITKHVIKRVVLNFDHVKPNSAKDAPSDYILADPLDVLV, encoded by the coding sequence TATTGGCAGCACAGGCTTAACATCCGGTGACTTTTTGGAATCTGAGGAACCTTGGAAGGTAAAGACGGCAGATGGACTCGTCACAGGGGTTCGAGGGGATATCGGTAACCACCAGTTGTTCTTTTTGAGCCGCTCGAATGGTAGAAGTGGTATACCCGCGCATCGCGTAAATTACCGAGCTAATCTTCTCGCGCTCAAGGAACTCGGCGTAGAGTACATTCTCGCGACGGCCATGGTCGGCTCACTGAGCACCTTCATTCCGGTTGGTACTTTCGTAGTGCTCGACCAGTTTCTCGATTTCTCAAAGCTGCACCGCACACTTTTTGGTTCTGAAGGATTCGCGTTTGTCGACATGACAGACCCCTACACACCAGAGCTTCGAGAGGCTTTTATTTCCGCATTGACGGAAGGAGGTTACCCGCACAGGTCGACAGGTACGTATGTCATGGTGGATGGGCCCCGTTTCGAAACCAGAGCGGAGATTGAGATGTTCCGAAGGCTGGGTGGCGACGTCATTGGCATGACCGGAGTGTCCGAGGCGATCATGGCCCGTGAAGCCGGTATCTCGTATGGATCGCTTGCCGTGGTCGTGAATATGGGCGCTGGGCTCAATCCTAAACCAGTCACACGCGAGGAGTGTTACAACGAAACTGTGCGCCTTTCTGATATTACCAAGCATGTTATCAAAAGAGTGGTTCTAAACTTTGACCATGTTAAGCCAAACAGTGCGAAAGATGCTCCGTCTGATTATATATTAGCCGATCCACTTGATGTATTAGTGTGA
- a CDS encoding redoxin domain-containing protein: MGETAPDFILPDRYDSQLRLHRLRGQRVWLTFNRQSSCVVCHARQVELAALAPLLAQQDIQLVSVWSSSVSALQDGLRQVSLPYPVLADPTDATYARYGLGHSLKGVLDLRHLNALAPHLRHLNPITLHDERFRMPAEFLISRTGEIEHAHYARYGADWLPTHQVLNWAMQATY, from the coding sequence GTGGGGGAGACCGCGCCCGATTTCATCCTCCCGGATCGCTATGACAGCCAGCTCCGACTGCACAGGCTGCGAGGACAACGGGTCTGGCTGACCTTCAACCGTCAGAGCAGCTGCGTCGTGTGCCATGCCCGGCAGGTCGAGTTGGCGGCCCTCGCGCCCCTCCTGGCCCAGCAGGACATCCAACTCGTCTCGGTCTGGAGCAGTTCAGTGAGTGCGCTGCAAGATGGCCTGAGACAGGTGTCGCTGCCCTACCCGGTGCTGGCCGATCCCACCGACGCCACCTACGCCCGCTACGGCTTAGGCCACAGTCTCAAAGGGGTGTTGGATCTGCGCCATCTGAATGCCCTCGCACCACACCTCCGGCACCTGAACCCCATCACCCTGCACGATGAACGCTTCCGCATGCCTGCCGAATTCCTCATCAGCCGCACCGGAGAGATCGAGCACGCACATTACGCCCGGTATGGAGCCGACTGGCTCCCCACCCACCAGGTGCTGAACTGGGCCATGCAAGCGACCTATTGA
- a CDS encoding HIT family protein, with product MNDKKLSIMRWEVHPWWCPEEWQGLLAGQDCPMCSDGHLENNQHSILIARMRRSYFRLLRNQSVVGACVIILERHANELFELNAVELCEFWGDVAEAALAIHTVCSAVKINYCILGNMIPHIHCHLIPRYYGDDLAKPIKLGEHESIIEASELIHLVQRLRGNLQSGIGGHQKSGG from the coding sequence ATGAATGATAAAAAGTTGTCAATCATGCGCTGGGAAGTTCATCCGTGGTGGTGTCCAGAGGAGTGGCAGGGTCTGTTGGCTGGTCAGGACTGCCCCATGTGTTCCGATGGTCATCTTGAGAACAATCAGCACAGCATTTTAATTGCGCGGATGAGGAGGAGCTATTTCAGGCTCTTGAGAAACCAAAGCGTTGTTGGAGCGTGTGTAATCATCCTCGAACGTCACGCTAACGAGCTGTTTGAATTAAATGCAGTTGAGCTTTGCGAGTTTTGGGGAGACGTCGCTGAAGCGGCTTTAGCAATTCATACTGTGTGCAGCGCAGTGAAAATAAACTATTGTATTCTCGGTAATATGATTCCCCATATCCACTGTCACTTAATTCCCCGATATTACGGTGACGACTTGGCCAAGCCGATTAAGCTTGGAGAACACGAAAGTATTATCGAAGCGTCGGAGCTGATTCATCTGGTTCAGCGATTACGCGGGAATCTACAAAGTGGCATTGGAGGGCACCAAAAATCCGGGGGCTAG